A genome region from bacterium includes the following:
- a CDS encoding SUMF1/EgtB/PvdO family nonheme iron enzyme, with the protein MKQLILLAGASLLLALQAARAGQPSVTNVTAQQLPNSEIIQISYDLAEDEGLACWVSVQVDRDNLGSWAVPVHALTGDVGPNVQPGGGKTIQWNAALDYDHNVANAQVRVTAHSLVDGAPQDMVLVPAGEFVMGSSAVGGDAVPEHTVYLDAYWIDIYEVTNREYKLFCDATSRAYPPDPGFSGMSGYFLNYPQYPVVNVYWADAMAYATWAGKRLPTEAEWERAAKGNTDNRLWPWGNVFNANIGGTIHHANTSVTGDGFTYTAPDGNYPTGTSPVGCMDMAGNVWEWCSDWYSSSYYSSSPYLNPQGSVSGTYRVRRGGYWSSYSSYARCAYRSSDTPTNRTYNIGFRCARTL; encoded by the coding sequence ATGAAACAACTGATTCTTCTTGCCGGCGCCAGCCTGTTGCTGGCCCTCCAGGCTGCCCGGGCCGGCCAGCCCAGCGTCACCAACGTGACGGCGCAGCAACTGCCCAACAGCGAAATCATCCAGATCAGCTACGACCTGGCCGAGGACGAGGGCTTGGCCTGCTGGGTGAGCGTGCAGGTGGACCGCGACAACCTGGGTTCCTGGGCCGTGCCCGTGCACGCCCTGACGGGTGACGTGGGCCCCAATGTCCAGCCCGGCGGCGGCAAGACCATCCAGTGGAACGCCGCCCTGGACTACGACCACAACGTGGCCAACGCCCAGGTGCGCGTCACGGCCCACAGCCTGGTGGACGGCGCGCCCCAGGACATGGTGCTGGTGCCGGCCGGCGAGTTCGTGATGGGATCCAGCGCCGTGGGCGGCGACGCCGTGCCCGAGCACACCGTCTACCTGGACGCCTACTGGATCGACATCTACGAGGTGACCAACCGCGAATACAAGCTCTTCTGCGACGCCACCAGCCGCGCCTATCCGCCCGATCCCGGCTTCTCCGGCATGAGCGGCTACTTCCTCAACTACCCGCAGTATCCGGTGGTCAACGTCTACTGGGCGGATGCCATGGCCTATGCAACTTGGGCGGGCAAGCGTCTGCCCACGGAGGCCGAGTGGGAGCGGGCGGCCAAAGGCAACACAGACAACCGCTTGTGGCCGTGGGGCAACGTCTTCAATGCCAACATCGGTGGGACCATCCACCACGCCAACACAAGTGTAACGGGCGATGGCTTCACTTACACTGCGCCAGATGGTAACTACCCGACAGGAACGAGCCCCGTGGGCTGCATGGATATGGCAGGCAACGTTTGGGAATGGTGCAGTGACTGGTATTCCAGCAGTTATTACAGCAGTTCTCCCTATTTGAATCCTCAGGGTTCTGTATCCGGCACCTACCGGGTGCGCCGTGGCGGCTACTGGTCCAGCTACAGTTCGTACGCCCGTTGTGCCTACCGGAGCAGCGACACACCCACGAATCGCACCTACAACATCGGCTTCCGCTGTGCCAGGACTCTGTAG
- a CDS encoding DUF2442 domain-containing protein, giving the protein MDQAHDVQCVAVMGAMLFLTVDGKSCEIDLGRQSPRRTAATQAQRERFEVSPSGYCIHWPELDEDLSIDGLIGVKRPAPAVELSGKV; this is encoded by the coding sequence GTGGATCAGGCCCACGATGTTCAATGTGTTGCTGTCATGGGCGCAATGCTCTTCCTGACGGTGGACGGCAAATCCTGCGAGATCGACCTCGGGCGGCAGTCCCCGCGACGGACGGCGGCCACCCAGGCACAGCGGGAGCGCTTCGAAGTCTCGCCCAGCGGGTACTGCATCCATTGGCCGGAGCTGGATGAGGATTTGTCTATCGACGGCCTGATCGGAGTGAAGCGCCCAGCGCCGGCAGTAGAACTGAGTGGCAAGGTCTAA
- a CDS encoding YgiT-type zinc finger protein yields MNCLHCQGEMMRGSSPFHVDRSGCHVLLDSVPAWVCTQCGEPLFEEREVEALQGLIQAVEQGSKRIAAAS; encoded by the coding sequence GTGAACTGCCTGCATTGCCAGGGTGAGATGATGCGCGGCTCCTCGCCCTTCCACGTCGATCGCAGCGGCTGCCACGTCCTGCTGGACAGTGTTCCGGCCTGGGTCTGCACCCAGTGTGGCGAGCCCTTGTTCGAGGAGCGCGAGGTGGAGGCCCTCCAGGGCTTGATCCAAGCCGTGGAGCAGGGCAGCAAGCGAATTGCGGCGGCGAGTTGA
- a CDS encoding DUF2442 domain-containing protein codes for MDKAHDVQRTTVVGAVLFLTVDGKSFEIDLGRQSPRLVAATQEQRERFEVSPSGYGIHWSDLDEDLSIDGLIGVKRPAPAGELSGKV; via the coding sequence GTGGATAAGGCACACGATGTCCAGCGGACCACCGTGGTGGGCGCAGTGCTCTTCCTGACGGTGGACGGCAAATCCTTCGAGATCGACCTCGGGCGGCAGTCCCCGCGACTGGTGGCGGCCACCCAGGAGCAGCGGGAGAGGTTCGAAGTGTCGCCCTCGGGCTATGGCATCCACTGGTCGGATCTCGATGAGGATTTGTCCATCGACGGGCTGATCGGAGTGAAGCGCCCAGCGCCGGCAGGAGAACTGAGTGGCAAGGTCTAA
- a CDS encoding DUF4160 domain-containing protein, with translation MPTVLMMLGWRFFFYANEGDEPMHIHCRKGDAEAKYWLDVEGFQVVESHAYNLGPADKRTVRRIIMEHFDYLVSEWNKFEEQKRG, from the coding sequence ATGCCTACGGTTCTGATGATGCTGGGTTGGCGCTTCTTCTTCTACGCCAATGAAGGGGACGAACCCATGCACATCCACTGTCGCAAGGGAGATGCGGAAGCCAAGTACTGGCTGGACGTGGAGGGCTTCCAGGTCGTGGAGTCCCACGCCTACAACCTTGGCCCGGCGGACAAGCGCACCGTGCGGCGGATCATCATGGAGCACTTTGATTATCTGGTGTCCGAGTGGAACAAGTTCGAGGAGCAGAAGCGTGGATAA
- a CDS encoding SRPBCC family protein yields the protein MIKKMLIGLAAVLALLIAGGLVLPDDFHVERSVAVDAPLHRIQPLLEDLARWPEWSPWEQADTTIVTTLGEITRGVGASQSWTDGTGGGRLVLTRCEPGLVEYDVFFADSPKPARSIMRAVPGPGASTVVSWSMAGEMDMPVVGPYFKMLAGAMIGPMFQQGLDNLKRATEAEAMAPDTLDVATGEAEGGQP from the coding sequence ATGATCAAGAAAATGCTGATCGGCCTGGCGGCCGTGCTCGCCCTGCTCATCGCGGGCGGACTGGTGCTGCCCGACGATTTCCACGTGGAGCGCAGTGTGGCCGTGGACGCCCCCCTCCACCGCATCCAGCCGCTGCTCGAGGATCTGGCCCGTTGGCCCGAGTGGTCCCCCTGGGAGCAGGCCGACACCACCATCGTCACCACGCTGGGGGAGATCACCCGCGGCGTGGGCGCCAGCCAGAGCTGGACCGACGGCACGGGCGGCGGCCGCCTGGTCCTGACCCGTTGCGAGCCCGGCCTGGTGGAGTACGACGTCTTTTTCGCGGACAGCCCCAAGCCCGCCCGCTCCATCATGCGCGCGGTGCCCGGGCCGGGCGCCTCCACCGTGGTCAGCTGGAGCATGGCCGGCGAGATGGACATGCCCGTGGTCGGCCCCTACTTCAAGATGCTGGCCGGCGCCATGATCGGCCCCATGTTCCAGCAGGGTCTGGACAACCTCAAGCGTGCCACCGAGGCGGAGGCCATGGCGCCGGACACTTTGGACGTGGCAACGGGGGAAGCGGAGGGCGGCCAGCCCTGA
- a CDS encoding carboxypeptidase-like regulatory domain-containing protein, which produces MSVCKMMALVLLPLLARAGGVHSGDSSPFAINIGGYPNGARWVSATAGFFLDTWTPCCSRTASGESNSFSIQRPPALRFLAGDVLDADSGLPVPGAQLSLAPGSGAADGGPNGWFRLAPVAQGNNYQLSAQHVGYWPAMVSGIDVEEHRPAFQRIWLEPIRPSAVTGLQITADSVNVHLSWNPVGGATGYRVRAAWDQGGYWSPQVTTTQTDWTTPFLQGVEQVRFYRVSSVQ; this is translated from the coding sequence ATGAGCGTTTGTAAGATGATGGCACTTGTTCTGTTGCCCCTGCTGGCCCGGGCTGGTGGCGTGCACAGCGGGGATTCCAGTCCCTTCGCCATCAACATTGGTGGCTATCCCAACGGCGCGCGCTGGGTCAGCGCCACGGCCGGCTTCTTCCTGGACACCTGGACACCCTGCTGCAGCCGCACAGCCAGCGGGGAAAGCAACTCCTTCAGCATCCAAAGGCCGCCCGCCCTACGTTTCCTGGCCGGCGACGTGCTGGACGCGGACAGCGGCCTGCCGGTGCCGGGCGCGCAATTGTCCTTGGCTCCCGGCAGCGGCGCTGCGGACGGCGGCCCCAACGGCTGGTTCCGTCTCGCGCCCGTGGCGCAAGGAAACAACTACCAGCTCTCCGCCCAGCATGTGGGCTATTGGCCCGCCATGGTCTCCGGCATTGATGTGGAAGAGCACCGCCCAGCCTTCCAGCGCATCTGGCTGGAACCCATCCGCCCCAGCGCGGTGACGGGCCTGCAGATCACGGCGGACAGCGTCAACGTCCATTTGAGCTGGAACCCGGTCGGGGGCGCCACGGGCTACCGCGTGCGCGCGGCCTGGGATCAGGGTGGTTATTGGAGCCCCCAGGTGACCACCACCCAGACGGACTGGACCACGCCCTTCCTGCAAGGTGTGGAGCAGGTGCGCTTCTATCGCGTCTCATCCGTGCAGTAA